One window of Curtobacterium sp. 458 genomic DNA carries:
- a CDS encoding GNAT family N-acetyltransferase, with amino-acid sequence MTTPEHTPTTDDLDIEVEHFDSPDAQRLRAAQRLEIDRAYGQDTEPGEKPTAESIAVFFVARDASGTPLGCGGLRVVQDGITEIKRMYVRPESRGAGVSTALLRRLEEAALDLGSPALVLETGTEQKRSIGFYEREGFTRIANFGPYAGVPTSVCYSKVL; translated from the coding sequence GTGACCACGCCCGAGCACACGCCGACGACGGACGACCTCGACATCGAGGTCGAGCACTTCGACTCCCCGGACGCCCAGCGCCTCCGTGCCGCGCAGCGCCTGGAGATCGACCGCGCCTACGGGCAGGACACCGAGCCGGGTGAGAAGCCCACGGCCGAGTCGATCGCGGTGTTCTTCGTCGCGCGGGACGCCTCGGGCACGCCGCTCGGCTGCGGTGGGCTGCGGGTCGTGCAGGACGGCATCACGGAGATCAAGCGGATGTACGTGCGGCCGGAGTCGCGCGGCGCCGGGGTGTCGACCGCGCTCCTCCGTCGCCTGGAAGAGGCAGCGCTCGACCTCGGTTCACCGGCGCTCGTGCTCGAGACGGGCACGGAGCAGAAGCGGTCGATCGGGTTCTACGAACGCGAGGGCTTCACGCGGATCGCGAACTTCGGCCCGTACGCGGGCGTGCCGACCTCCGTCTGCTACTCGAAGGTCCTCTGA
- a CDS encoding aminopeptidase P family protein: MADTTPRATSNRSTTPGSSTFKDYIGSQWAERERPLPEPREQAAHAAARRARISELHPGRTIVVPAGQAKVRSNDCDYPFRPHSAFAHLTGWGSDTVVGSVLVMTPNGSGHDTTLYFRATAGRDSEEFYANPEIGEFWVGPRPSLAEVAADLGVATADLGDLDAVVDGLDATVLVVRDADTDLTRSFDERLGSAVGGAPEQDGAPATDDVLARDLSELRLVKDAYEVHELRQAVAATKAGFDDVIADFDAVLAHPRGERIVEGTFNRRARADGNTVGYDTIAASGHHACILHWTRNDGAVQPGDLILIDAGVEVDSFYTADITRTLPVSGTFTEVQRMVYEAVLEAADAAFAIVKPGITFRQVHATAMEVIARKTAEWGFLPGTADESLQPENQFHRRYMVHGTSHHLGLDVHDCAKARREMYIDGVVQPGMVFTIEPGLYFQQDDLTVPEEFRGIGVRIEDDILVTEDGAENLSIGIPRTPSEVEGWIARSGR, translated from the coding sequence AACCGTTCCACGACCCCCGGCTCCTCGACCTTCAAGGACTACATCGGGTCGCAGTGGGCCGAGCGCGAGCGCCCGCTCCCCGAACCCCGCGAGCAGGCCGCGCACGCCGCCGCACGTCGGGCACGCATCTCCGAGCTGCACCCCGGCCGCACGATCGTCGTGCCGGCCGGCCAGGCGAAGGTCCGCTCGAACGACTGCGACTACCCGTTCCGACCGCACTCCGCGTTCGCGCACCTCACCGGCTGGGGCTCCGACACGGTCGTCGGCTCCGTGCTCGTGATGACGCCGAACGGCTCCGGGCACGACACCACCCTGTACTTCCGGGCGACGGCGGGCCGCGACTCCGAAGAGTTCTACGCCAACCCGGAGATCGGCGAGTTCTGGGTCGGGCCGCGTCCGTCCCTGGCCGAGGTCGCAGCCGACCTCGGCGTCGCCACCGCCGACCTGGGCGACCTCGACGCGGTCGTCGACGGCCTCGACGCCACCGTGCTCGTGGTCCGCGACGCCGACACCGACCTGACCCGCTCCTTCGACGAGCGCCTCGGCAGCGCGGTCGGCGGCGCCCCCGAGCAGGACGGCGCCCCGGCGACGGACGACGTCCTCGCCCGCGACCTCTCGGAGCTCCGCCTGGTGAAGGACGCGTACGAGGTGCACGAGCTCCGCCAGGCCGTGGCGGCGACGAAGGCCGGGTTCGACGACGTCATCGCCGACTTCGACGCCGTGCTGGCGCACCCCCGCGGCGAGCGCATCGTCGAGGGCACCTTCAACCGCCGTGCCCGCGCGGACGGCAACACCGTCGGGTACGACACGATCGCGGCGTCCGGGCACCACGCCTGCATCCTGCACTGGACCCGGAACGACGGCGCCGTGCAGCCGGGCGACCTGATCCTCATCGACGCGGGGGTCGAGGTCGACTCGTTCTACACCGCCGACATCACCCGGACCCTGCCGGTGAGCGGCACCTTCACCGAGGTGCAGCGGATGGTCTACGAAGCCGTGCTCGAAGCGGCGGACGCGGCGTTCGCGATCGTCAAGCCGGGCATCACCTTCCGCCAGGTGCACGCCACCGCGATGGAGGTCATCGCCCGGAAGACCGCCGAGTGGGGCTTCCTGCCCGGCACTGCGGACGAGTCGTTGCAGCCCGAGAACCAGTTCCACCGCCGGTACATGGTGCACGGGACGAGCCACCACCTCGGACTCGACGTGCACGACTGCGCGAAGGCCCGCCGTGAGATGTACATCGACGGCGTCGTGCAGCCCGGCATGGTGTTCACGATCGAGCCCGGCCTGTACTTCCAGCAGGACGACCTGACGGTGCCGGAGGAGTTCCGCGGCATCGGTGTGCGCATCGAGGACGACATCCTCGTGACCGAGGACGGCGCCGAGAACCTGTCGATCGGGATCCCCCGGACCCCCTCGGAAGTGGAGGGGTGGATCGCCCGCTCCGGCCGCTAG
- a CDS encoding DUF1003 domain-containing protein, producing the protein MRTRVLPTRRRGRGDTFGRATEGIARAMGTPWFLVGLTLFCAVWMIYNTVAPKPWQFDSAAIGFTALTLVLSLQASYAAPLILLAQNRQDDRDRVQFEQDRQRAERNLADTEYLAREVVALRLAMRDMASKDFIRAEIRSLLEELDRRDADSAGFADEPGTAARG; encoded by the coding sequence ATGCGCACCCGTGTGCTCCCGACCCGCCGTCGCGGTCGGGGCGACACGTTCGGTCGCGCCACCGAGGGCATCGCACGGGCCATGGGCACGCCGTGGTTCCTCGTCGGCCTGACCCTCTTCTGTGCGGTCTGGATGATCTACAACACGGTGGCGCCGAAGCCGTGGCAGTTCGACTCGGCGGCGATCGGCTTCACCGCTCTCACCCTCGTGCTCTCGCTGCAGGCCTCGTACGCGGCTCCGCTCATCCTGCTCGCGCAGAACCGGCAGGACGACCGTGACCGCGTGCAGTTCGAGCAGGACCGACAGCGCGCGGAGCGGAACCTCGCCGACACCGAGTACCTCGCCCGCGAGGTCGTCGCGCTGCGCCTCGCGATGCGGGACATGGCGTCGAAGGACTTCATCCGCGCCGAGATCCGGTCGCTGCTCGAGGAGCTCGACCGGCGAGACGCGGACTCCGCCGGCTTCGCCGACGAGCCCGGCACCGCGGCCCGTGGCTGA
- a CDS encoding general stress protein encodes MSNQSPFGGRTAQAFPTLPRGDVLGTYDSYPEAQRVVAKLAESDFPVAKIAIVGNDLKTVERVTGKMTYGRAAIAGALSGLWLGIFFGIVLTLFSPTAGGLIIAAAIIGAAFGMLYGIVSFAITKRQRDFTSVHQVLATNYQIVVDPQLTGQAQKILGQFGATQSTHWDSPSSSSSQGAPVNRQEPWRPEPRQQQEPWRPDPRQQQAPYGGHATPHQQPGGTQQSGTSAPGAQTGAPRYGTNDGPRYGEVPSGAPVGPAAGQPGASSSAPAGPPRYGTNDGPRYQPPAAGADRPAEAARPDEQPQFGERVTPTSAPSSAPEQGRGDGERRPGDEESPRS; translated from the coding sequence GTGAGCAATCAGAGCCCCTTCGGCGGCCGGACGGCCCAGGCATTCCCGACGCTGCCGCGTGGCGACGTCCTCGGCACCTACGACAGCTACCCGGAGGCGCAGCGCGTCGTCGCGAAGCTCGCCGAGTCGGACTTCCCGGTCGCCAAGATCGCGATCGTCGGCAACGACCTCAAGACCGTCGAGCGCGTCACCGGCAAGATGACCTACGGCCGCGCCGCCATCGCGGGCGCGCTGTCCGGCCTCTGGCTCGGCATCTTCTTCGGCATCGTCCTCACCCTCTTCTCGCCGACCGCCGGCGGCCTCATCATCGCCGCGGCCATCATCGGCGCCGCGTTCGGCATGCTCTACGGCATCGTCTCGTTCGCGATCACGAAGCGGCAGCGGGACTTCACGAGCGTGCACCAGGTGCTCGCGACGAACTACCAGATCGTGGTGGACCCGCAGCTGACCGGGCAGGCGCAGAAGATCCTCGGGCAGTTCGGTGCGACGCAGTCCACCCACTGGGACTCGCCGTCGTCCTCGTCCTCGCAGGGTGCGCCGGTGAACCGGCAGGAGCCCTGGCGGCCCGAGCCGCGCCAGCAGCAGGAACCGTGGCGGCCTGACCCGCGCCAGCAGCAGGCGCCCTACGGCGGGCACGCGACGCCCCACCAGCAGCCTGGAGGCACGCAGCAGTCCGGTACGTCGGCCCCCGGCGCGCAGACGGGAGCGCCGCGGTACGGCACGAACGACGGCCCGCGGTACGGCGAGGTGCCGTCCGGCGCTCCGGTCGGTCCTGCCGCCGGGCAGCCCGGGGCCTCGTCGAGTGCTCCGGCCGGCCCCCCGCGCTACGGCACGAACGACGGTCCCCGGTACCAGCCGCCGGCAGCCGGGGCCGACCGCCCCGCCGAAGCGGCACGTCCCGACGAGCAGCCCCAGTTCGGCGAACGGGTGACTCCCACGTCCGCGCCCTCATCGGCGCCGGAGCAGGGCCGTGGCGACGGGGAGCGACGTCCGGGTGACGAGGAGTCTCCGCGCTCCTGA
- a CDS encoding CBS domain-containing protein — protein sequence MSATKVFVARLAGCSVFDPAGDRVGRVRDVLVVYRRVDSPRVVGLIVEVPGKRRIFVSVGRITSIGAGQVITTGLVNMRRFEQRGGEVRVIAEMLGRKVLIKNQRIRATIEDVAIEDRGQGDWEVSQLFLRKPKTTPSPFGKGPTTFATWNEVTEDELPGEAQSAEHVIAAYSDLLPADLASTLLDLPEERRFEVAEELPDDRLADVLEEMPDQERIEILSRLEDARAADVLDQMQPDDAADVLAQFPDDRSEALLQLMEPEEAQDVRMLLEYEPDTAGGLMTTEPVIVSADATVAEGLALVRRHELAPALGASVCVVLPPYEPPTGRFLGLVHFQRMLRYPPNERLGTLIDQQTEPVRVDASAAEVTRIMATYNLLSVPVVDDAHRLVGVVTIDDVLDHVLPDDWRSQGEGEPSPLPRQRSRKTPVTTGRRTTSGPNG from the coding sequence GTGAGCGCCACGAAGGTCTTCGTCGCCCGCCTCGCCGGGTGCTCCGTCTTCGACCCCGCGGGCGACCGCGTGGGCCGCGTCCGGGACGTCCTGGTCGTCTACAGACGCGTCGACTCCCCGCGCGTCGTGGGGCTGATCGTCGAGGTCCCCGGCAAGCGCCGCATCTTCGTGTCCGTCGGCCGCATCACGTCGATCGGTGCCGGCCAGGTCATCACCACCGGCCTCGTGAACATGCGCCGCTTCGAGCAGCGCGGCGGCGAGGTCCGCGTGATCGCGGAGATGCTCGGCCGCAAGGTGCTCATCAAGAACCAACGCATCCGGGCGACGATCGAGGACGTCGCGATCGAGGACCGCGGGCAGGGCGACTGGGAGGTGTCGCAGCTCTTCCTCCGCAAGCCGAAGACGACGCCGTCCCCGTTCGGCAAGGGCCCGACGACGTTCGCGACCTGGAACGAGGTCACCGAGGACGAACTCCCCGGCGAGGCACAGTCCGCCGAGCACGTCATCGCCGCCTACTCCGACCTGCTGCCGGCCGACCTCGCGTCGACGCTGCTCGACCTGCCCGAGGAGCGCCGGTTCGAGGTCGCCGAGGAACTCCCGGACGACCGGCTCGCCGACGTCCTCGAGGAGATGCCCGACCAGGAGCGCATCGAGATCCTGAGCCGCCTCGAGGACGCCCGCGCCGCCGACGTGCTCGACCAGATGCAGCCGGACGACGCCGCCGACGTGCTCGCGCAGTTCCCGGACGACCGCTCCGAGGCCCTCCTCCAGCTCATGGAGCCGGAGGAGGCGCAGGACGTCCGCATGCTCCTCGAGTACGAGCCCGACACGGCCGGTGGTCTCATGACGACCGAGCCCGTGATCGTCTCGGCCGACGCGACGGTGGCCGAGGGGCTCGCGCTCGTCCGACGCCACGAGCTCGCACCGGCCCTCGGCGCGAGCGTCTGTGTCGTGCTCCCGCCGTACGAGCCGCCGACCGGTCGCTTCCTCGGGCTCGTGCACTTCCAGCGGATGCTCCGCTACCCGCCGAACGAGCGGCTCGGCACGCTCATCGACCAGCAGACCGAACCGGTCCGGGTCGACGCCAGCGCCGCGGAGGTCACGCGGATCATGGCGACCTACAACCTGCTGTCCGTCCCCGTGGTCGACGACGCCCACCGTCTCGTCGGGGTGGTGACGATCGACGACGTCCTCGACCACGTCCTGCCCGACGACTGGCGAAGTCAGGGTGAGGGAGAACCCTCACCCCTGCCTCGCCAACGCTCGCGCAAGACGCCCGTGACCACGGGAAGGAGGACCACCAGTGGCCCGAACGGATGA